TTTCCCCACCAATGACTGTTCCATGTGCATTCTTTCTCCGAAACTGGTGGAATGTGGACGGCATCCCAATATCGAAATCCTCACACTGACCGATATCCTGGAAGTGGAAGGGGAAGCCGGGAACTTCAATGTGAAGCTGCATCAAAGGCCCCGTTTCATCGATATGACCAAATGTATCGCTTGCAGCGCCTGTGCCGAAAAATGCCCCCGCAAGGTTCCCGACGAGTACAACCTGGGTCTGAGCAAACGCAAAGCGGCTTACGTCAAATATCCACAGGCTGTTCCCCTGAAATACGCCATCGACAAAGACCACTGTATCTACTTTGAAAAAGGCAAATGTCGGGCCTGCGAAAAGATCTGCCCCGCCGGGGCGGTCAACTTCGACGACAAGGACATGTTTTTCACCCTGAATGTGGGAAGCATTATCCTTGCCCCTGGTTTCAAGCCTTTTGATCCCAAAATCTTCGACACCTATAATTATGCACACTTCCCCAACGTGATTACCGCCATGGAGTTCGAGAGGATTCTCTCCCCCTCAGGCCCATCGGGTGGAGATCTGGTGCGGCCCTCGGATAAGAGCGCACCCAGGCGCATTGCCTGGCTCCAATGCGTGGGTTCACGCGACATAAACCGGTGTGACAACAGCTACTGCTCTGCCGTTTGCTGTATGTACGCCATCAAGGAAGCGGTCATCGCTAAAGAACACAGTCATCATCCCCTGGATGCGGCCATTTTTTTCATGGACATGAGAACATCCGGAAAAGACTTCGAAAAGTATTATGACCGGGCCAGGGAGGAACACGGTGTTCGGTTCATCCGTTCCCGTGTGCATTCCATCGAGGAGGTCCATGGATCGAAAAACCTCATGCTCCGTTTTACCGAAGACAACGGAAGCCTCCGCGAGGAAGAGTACGATCTCATAGTTCTCTCGGTGGGCCTGGAAACCTCTCCTGAAGTGATGGAACTTGCAGAGCGCCTGGGTATTGAAATCAACAACGGAAGGTTTGCTGCAACTTCACCTTTTTCACCTGTCACCACATCCCGTCCGGGAATTTTTGTATGCGGCGCCTTTCAAGGTCCGAAGGACATTCCCCAGTCCGTCATGGAAGCTTCGGCGGCGGCGGCTGAAACATCAGCCCTTCTTTCAGCCGTTCGCGGCACAGCCATAACCAAGACCGAACCTCCCGAAGAAGTGGATCGGAGTGAAATCGTCTCTCCCCGCATCGGCGTCTTTGTCTGTCAATGCGGCATCAATATCGGCTCCGTGGTGGATGTGCCTGCCGTCAAGGAATACGCGAAGACCCTTCCCCACGTCGTCTATATGGATGAGAATCTCTTCACCTGCTCGCAGGATACCCAGGACCGCATGAAGGAAGCCATTCGGGAAAACAAGCTCAACCGCATTGTGGTGGCGTCCTGCTCGCCCCGGACTCATGAACCTCTCTTTCAGCAGACCATCCAGGAAGCAGGACTCAACAAATACCTCTTTGAACTGGCCAACATTCGAGACCAGGATTCATGGGTGCATCGCGACTTTCCCGAAGCAGCCACTGAAAAAGCCAAGGACCTCGTTCGCATGGCGGTGGCCAAGGTCAGCCTTCAGCAGCCTCTTGATGAAGTTCGACTGCCGATCAATAAAAGCGGACTGGTCATCGGCGGGGGAGTTGCCGGCATGGAGGCGGCTTTAGCCCTTGCCGGCCAGGGATATCCCGTCACGCTGGTGGAAAAGAATGCGGAACTGGGCGGACATGCCCGCAAGCTTCTTTCTGCCTGGACTGGAGAACCCATAGCACCTTATCTCGAGGAGCTCATTCAAAGCGTACAAAATCATCCTCAGATTTCTGTACGAACCAAGGCGACATTGAAAGAAGTCACCGGATTCGTAGGCAATTTCAACACAACACTGGAGGTGGGAGACCGGGCTGAAACCGTACAGCACGGTGTTGCCATCATTGCGGTAGGAGCTCATTCTTACCAGCCCACTGAATATGGCTACGGAAAGAGCGACCGGATTTTTCTCAATCTCGACATGGACCGTGCCATTCGTGAGCGGCATGAGTCCGTCGTCAATGCCCGTTCAGCCGTCTTCATACAATGTGTGGGATCTAGGGAACCGGAACGCCCATATTGCAGCAGGGTGTGCTGCAGTCACAGCATTGAAAACGCTATCCGCATCAAGGAACTCAACCCCGGCGCAGATGTATATATTCTCTACCGGGATATTCGCACGTATGGTCTGCGAGAAAACATCTACAAAGAGGCACGGAAAAAGGGGATCCTTTTCATTCGATTCGATCCGGAACGGAAGCCGCAGGTGGAACTGGCAGGAAATCAGTTGAAGATAACCGTATTCGACCCCATTCTTCAAAAGGACATCGTCCTGAAGCCGGATGTTTTGACTCTCGCCAGCGCCATCGTCACACGGGAAGTGGAACCGCTGGCAAAAATGTTCAAGGTGCCTTTGAACCCGGAGGGTTTCTTTCTGGAAGCCCACATGAAACTTCGGCCCGTGGATTTTGCCACCGAGGGCGTTTATGTAGCGGGGTTGGCTCACTGGCCCAAACCAACGGAAGAGTGCATCGCACAGGCCAAGGCCGCTGCATCGAGAGCATCCACTGTTTTGGCGAGGGATTTTATCGCGGCGGGGGGCGTAGTCGCTCTCATACAAAAGGACAAATGCATAGGCTGCCGGGCCTGCATGGAATGCTGTCCTTTCGGAGCCATCAGCTACCTGGAACAGGAAGCTAAATGTGAAGTGAACCAGGCTCTCTGCAAGGGCTGCGGCACCTGTGCGGCAACCTGTCCTTCCGAAGCCGTTTCTCTTCTCGGGTTCAGCCATCTACAGCTCTATCGCCAGATAGATGAAGCTCTTTGCGCATGAAAATGCAAGGCGGACTAAGGCTGAGGCCGTCGATGTCCGTTATTCAATACTTGGAAAAAGGGGTGCTATCGTGGAAATAATAAACTTTGAACCCAGGATTCTCGCATTTCTCTGTAACTGGTGCAGCTATGCAGGGGCTGATCTGGCAGGAGTGAGCCGCCTGCAATATCCTCCAAATATCAGAGTCATCCGGGTCATGTGTTCGGGCAGCGTTTCTCCCCATCATCTCCTGCACGCCTTTCAGAAGGGAGCGGATGGAGTGCTGGTGGCAGGATGCCACATTGGGGACTGCCATTACCTGAAGGGAAACTACATGACCGTCAAACGGGTGAAATTTCTGGAAGGGTTGCTCAAATTTGCCGGCTACAATCCCGAGAGGCTTCGCCTGGAATGGATCTCAGCCGCTGAAGGAATCAAATTCGCAGAGGTCGTAAGAGATTTTACGGAAAAGATCCGAAGCCTTGGCCCCGCCCCATCCTTTGAAGCCGTTCCTGGGACTGCAGCCACGGCTTGAACGCTTTTTTCTAACGGACAATAAACCCACCTTCGCAGGATATGAGTCCTATGAATACGAAAATAAAGAAGCTTCTGGAAGAAGGTCGAGTAGATGGTTTCTGGGCCTACAAGACCATGCACGGGTTCCCATTTCCCTGGCTTTTCACCAGAGAAAACATGGAGGAACTGGAACCATGGAAAACAACCCGGGCACGTTATCCTATCCTCAAGATGCTCCTGGCACAGGCGCGCAAGAATCCCGAAAAAACCTACGGTGTCCTTGTGCGCGGGTGTGAAGAAAGGGGCCTCAATGAACTCTTCAAGTGGAACCAGCTTCAGCCGGAAAGGGTGGTCGCGCTAGGGCAGGCCTGCACCCGGGAACTGGCGGAGTATTGTGAATGCTGGAAACCTTACCCCGACCGGCTTGACTATGGTGAGCCGGCGGCACCTGCGGGAGAGAGCAGGAAAGTAAAAGCATTGCAGGCCATGAAAATGGATGAAAGACAGCAATGGTGGCTTTCACACCTGAACCGCTGCATCAAATGCTACGGTTGCAGAGATGTCTGTCCCGTATGCTTTTGCACGGAATGCACTCTGCAACACGATGAACTCATTCCGCAGGCCAAACTGCCTCCGGATGCGTCTTTTCATCTGGTTCGCGCCATTCACATGGGAGGGCGCTGCATCGACTGCGGCTTGTGCGAAGAGGTCTGTCCGGCCAAGATTCCTCTGAGGTCCCTCTACAAAGAGGTCAATCTGCTGGTGGAAGAGATTTTCGGTTACAAGCCCGGCACAGCCGACGGCAAATCCCCTTTCTCTTTCCTGGGGGATGAAATGCTTCTTCCGGCGGGGCCCCGCTAGTTCCTGTTGAGCTTGAGCCGGTTATTACAGTGAACGCATACGAAAGGAATGGAAATGACACATCCCCATTTTGAGCCTGTCATTCTTTGCTTCCTCTGCACCTGGTGAGCATACGCCGCTGCTGACCTGGCTGGGGTCAGTCGAATGCAATATCCGACAAACATTCGGATCATCAGAGTCATGTGTACGGCAAGTGTTTCTCCGCACCACATCCTGCGAGCCTTCCAGGAAGGGGTGGATGGAGTCTTCGTCGGCGGTTGTCATCTCGGCGATTGCCATTATCTGTATGGCAATCATTCGGCAAATAAACGTGTACGGTTCTTAAGGCAACTGCTCACTTTCTCGGGCGTTGACGGAGAAAGGCTGAGTTCAACTTGGGTTTCTTCCGCGGAGGCCCCAGAATTTGTAATGGCAATAAAGGGTTTTATTGAAAAACTGAAGATTCTGGGTCCCTCTCCACTTCGCAAGGCAGAAGCGGGTTGAACTGTCTGCTCTCCAATTTTCTTTAAAACTTGCAAGGTACAGTCGCCGCATTGTCTTCAAAGATCCAAGACATGAACCATCGACTGTGATATTGAATAAAATTTCAATGTACTGGAAGATGAAAGGGTAATGCAGGAAAAACTCATCATTGCTTCTTCTAAGACTTCGAACACACAGCGGGAGCGCACTTCAAATGGCGGAGAAAAAGCTGGACTGCCGTGGGTTGGCCTGTCCTCATCCTGTTCTAAAGACCAAAGAGACAATAGAAAGCGGCGATATCACTCAGGTGAACATTTTGGTGGACAATGCCGCAGCCAGGGAAAATGTGGGACGATTTCTGGAACGCATGGGTTATACAGTGACTGTTTCCGAACACGAAGGATCTTTTGAAGTTGCAGGATCAAAAGCCCTCGAAACATCGGCACGTGAAATAACGCCGGAACCGGAAGAGCCCAAGCAGACCAGGAAGAACGAGGAACGCAAAATTGCGGTGCTTGTCGGTACGGAATGCATGGGAAGTGGGGACGACACGCTGGGCCGGAAGCTTCTCATAAATTTCGTCGGCACCCTGAAGGAAATGGGCTCTGAACTTTGGCGCTTGATCTTTCTGAACGGAGGAGTCAAATTAACAGTGGAAGGTTCCGAATCCCTGCCCATTCTTCAGGAACTGGAAAAATCGGGGGTCTATATCCTCGTTTGTGGAACCTGTTTGAATCATTTCGAACTCTTGGAAAAAAAGAAGGTCGGAGAGACGACCAACATGCTGGATATCGTCACGGCTTTGCAGCTGGCGGATAAAGTCATTAGCTTCACCTGATGCGTTGAAAACATATTCCATACACTTTTGAATTTTAGGGGTGACTCATGACACATTCTCGGGTGGAACTGGCCAAAACAGTACGTGCAGCTGGTTGAGCTGCCAAAATAGGTCCGGGGGACCTGGCTGAAATTCTCGAAAATCTGCCTCTCGAAAAAGATCCCAACCTGCTGGTGGGGCGGGAAACTTCCGATGATGCCGGAGTTTACCGTTTGACAGAGGAAACGGCTCTGGTCCAGACCATCGATTTCATCACTCCGGTGGTGAACGACCCCTACGACTTTGGGAGGATCGCCGCCGCCAACGCTCTAAGTGACGTCTATGCCATGGGGGGCCGTCCTCTCACGGCCATGAATATCGTGTGCTTTCCGGTCAAGAAGATGGACAAGAAGATCCTGGGAGAGATTCTCAGGGGCGGGTTGGAAAAAGTTCATGAAGCAGGAGCGGTTCTGGTGGGGGGGCACAGCGTTGAAGACCCGGAAATCAAATTCGGGCTTTCAGTCACAGGGCTGGTGCACCCTCAAAAGGTCCTGGCCAATAGCAGGGCACAGGTGGGAGATGCCTTGATCCTCACCAAACCTCTCGGTACGGGAATCCTGGCAACCGCCATCAAAGCGGGGCTGGTTTCCGATGAAGCAGAAAGGGAAGCCATCGAGGTCATGGCGACATTGAACAAGACTGCGGCGGAAGCCATGAGTGCGTACACGGTGCATGCCTGCACGGACATCACCGGTTTCGGGTTACTGGGACATGCGCTCGAAATGGCTGTCGGCAGCAAGGTCTCCATCACCCTGGACGTCAAGAAGGTGCCCCTGCTCACCGAAGTCCTGCATAACCTTCAAATGGGTTTGGTCCCGGCGGGAAGCTATGCCAACCGGAATTTCTGTGCACACCAGGTCAGGCAGATCCAAACCATCGACCCCGCCCTGCTGGACCTGCTCTCCGATGCACAGACATCGGGAGGCCTTCTCATTTCACTTCCCGAAAGTGAATCGCAGAAACTGGTGCAGGACCTCAGGAACCGCGGAGTCTCCAGTGCTGCGGTCGTCGGACATGTCACAGGTACAGGAAAAGGAACGATTGACCTTATTTGAGGGAGATACCGGTGGCACTTGAATACAGCCTGCCGCCGGGTTCCCCCCAGAGCCTTTGTCCGGACATCCAATTCTAGCAACCGCTTCCATCTCCCTGGCACCCCTGCCCCTTCGTGCACCCGCCGCTTCGCCTGACTTTGAATTCCGAAAGGTTCCGGCCGTTGAAAACCGCCTCCAGTCCCATTTCAATGAAACCGCTCATTTCCACCGGGAGCACCCCCGTTTTCGTGAGTATCTTCCTCGGGTGTTCCCCTATTCCGCTCACGAGCACGGCGCGGCAGTCCTGTAAGACTCTTGCCAGTTCCTCCCATCTCTTCGGGCCTCCCCCAGAGGGAGGGGCCTTCCGTTCTGCAACCTTTTCAAATCCTTCTTCACTCTTTTTCCAGATCTGGAAACGGGCGGCTTCCCCCAAATGCTGATTGACCAGAAGTCCCTCGATCGTCGCTACGGCAACGTAGGGCCTCGCTTCAGAGGAAGGCAGGGAAGTCGCGCATGCGGAAAGGCAGCCGCGAAACGCGTCGCTTTTGTCTTCACCGAGAAGTCCCACCGCATCCGCGCGGCACCGGGTACAGTGACGCATCTGGGGCAGATATTCCTCGGCCTTTTTACGTATTTCAACCATTTGCTCCCGGCTCGGTTCGTGCACCGATTCAAAGACCGTATCCGCATTGGGATAGAGGGGCATACAGTTGAGGACATCCACTTCGATCTCGGCCATCTTTTTCGCCACTTCTTCGATATGGTGATCGTTGATTCCAGGCATCACGATCGTGTTGACCTTGACCACCATGCCTTTGGCTTTTAGCGCTTTGATGGCTTCCAACTGACGTTCCAGCAGGAGTTCTGCAGCGCGAAGCCCCCGGTAAATCACTTTTCCGTCCCGCACCCAGCTGTAAATTTTCTGACCGATTTCAGGATCCACGGCATTGACGGTGACCGTCACGTGGGAAACGCCGATCCTGGCCAGTTCATCCACATAGGGAGCAAGGTTCAATCCATTAGTGGCCAAACAGAGAAGCATTTCAGGAAATTTCTCCCGGATCAAACGCATGGTTTCGACCGTCTCGAACGCATTGGCGAAAGGATCTCCCGGCCCGGCGATTCCGGCGACAGTGATACGGGGTTCTTTTTCAAGCACTTTTTCCATATATTCGACAGCCTGGACAGGAGAGAGAACAGCACTGGTGACCCCTGGCCGGCTCTCGTTCACACAGTCATATTTGCGGTTACAGTAGTTGCATTTGATATTGCACTGCGGAGCTACGGGAAGGTGGACCCGGCCGCATTTTCCTTTGACCTCAACATTGAAACAGGGGTGTCGATCGAGATTCAGCGTAGTTGTCATGGTCCCTATCCTTTTCTATTTTTCAGCCACGACTCTTTTTACATGTAGCCATAGCCCACAGACGAATCCATCTGTTTCTTTTCAATGAGAGCATTCACAATACGGTCGAGCAGGTTCTGCGCTCCCCGGTAACCCAGGTGAAGGATTCTCTGTCCTCCGAAGCGGTCGTGAATGGGAAATCCCACCCGAACCAGGGGGATATTCCATTTCTTTGCCAGGTGATATCCTTTGCTGTGCCCTACGAGGAGCTCAGGCGAGAGGGCTTCCACTTCTTCGGCGATTTCGTAGAAGTCCACCCCTTCTTTCACAATGGGAGTTTCCGAAAGGATCTCTCCCGTAACCTGTTCGATGGCTTCCCGGAAGTGCCCGCTGCGCCCGCCCGACGCACAGAGAACCGGTTTGATGCCGATCTCGACGAGAAAGGAGGTCAATCCGACCACGAGATCCTCTTCACCGTAAATGACCGCCCGTTTCTCGCTAAGGTACTTGTGGCCATCCACGTAAGCATCGATGAGCCGCCCCCGTTCCGAGGCGTGCTTTATGAGCGTGGGGGAACCTGAAATCTCTTCCAGTGCTTCAAAAAAGCGATCCGTTTCGCGCAACCCCATGGGCATACCCAGTCCGTGGAGCTTCACTCCAAAACGGTCCTCCAGGAGTCGCCCTGCCGTGGTTTCACGGGCGAGGGTTCTTCCGAATTCAATCGTGGCCCGGGAGCCTCCCATATTCTTGATGTGAGCAATGGGAGTCCCTCCCAAGGGAATCTTTTCATACTCTTCCGCAGCCGGGCCATCCAATGTTTCTGAAATATCGGGTAGAACAATCGGCGGAAGCCCGAAGTCCTCCATAATTTCCTTGAGATACCGGATGTCCGCCGGAGAGACAAAACCGGGCAAAACATTGACGGCGTCCGTCTTCTCCTCCAATCCGGCCAACTGGTCCACCACGGATTTTACCGCCGCGTGAAAACCTTCCATGTGCGTCCCCGAATAGCTGGGTGTCGAGACGTTCACCAGGGACGGGAGATCATCGTTTTGATGCGTCTCGGCCATTTCCTTGCGAAAGGCCCGCACGATCATGGGCACATCGTCACCTATGGTTTCAGTAAGGCAGGTTGTGGCGATACCGATGAGATCTGCTCCATATTTGGCCATTACATTCTGCAGCCCCTGCTTCAGGTTCGCTTCCCCGCCATAGACCGCATGTTTCTCCCCCAGAGACGAGGATGCAATGTCCATGGGTTCCCGGTAATGGCTGATGATGTAGCGCCTCATATAGGTTGCGCATCCCTGAGATCCATGCAGGAAGGGAACGGCTCCTTCGATTCCACGAAAGGCAAGACATGCCCCCATCGGCTTGCAAAGCTTGCAGGCGTTTGTGGTGGATACATAGGGCGAAGTGGATCGTTTCATCGCTTTGACCTCTCTTTCCGGAAGCGCCGGATGGCGGCATACAAGGGTTGCTTCGAATTTGAAGATGTTTTCCGTTTCAGTGGTATTTTCTTCCGGTCTTCCTGGGAACAAACCGCCACACGGGACTTACTGCGGAGATGTAAACCTCTTTGGCAAAATTGAGCATTCCAACGAAACCTTCCAGGGGTTCCTTGCGCTCATGGTTATGATCACAAAAGCCCACGCCCAGCTTGTATGCGATAGGCCTTTCCTTCACTCCCCCCACGAAGACATCGACTTCTTTTTCCTTGAGGAACGAAGAGAGCTCCAGGGGGTTTGAATCGTCTACGATGATCGTTCCATCATCGGTGATCTCATGCAGTTCCTGGTAATCTTCTTCCGTGCCGGTCTGAGAACCCACCAGCACCACTTTCATGCCCAGGATGCGAAACGCCTTGACCAGAGAAAAGGCCTTGAAGGCGCCCCCCACATAGATGGCGGCCTTTTTCCCCTCGAGGGCCTCTCGGTACTTCTGTAACTGGGGGTAGAGCACGGAGAGCTCTTCCTTGACGAGTTCCCGGGTCCTCCCCATGATTTCCGGGTCCTTTCCGCTGAAAAACCGGGCCACGGTATAGAGAGATTCGGCCATGTCTTCCACTCCGAAATAGGAAACCCTTTGAAAAGGAATGCCGTAAGCATCCTTCATCATTTTCGCCAGGTCCATGGTCGCACCCGAACACTGGACCACGTTCAGAGCGGCCCCGTGAGCCCGGCGGATCTCCTCCACCCGTCCGTCCCCCGTGATGTTGGCAACCGTTTCAATGCCCATGCGCTTGAAATAATCGCGGATGATCCAGATTTCACCCGCCAGGTTGAAATCCCCCAGGATGTTCACGCTGAGAGGCGATATTCCCGTCGTATCGCCCGTTCCAATGAGTCGAAACATGGCGCTGCACGCGGCATGGTAGCCTTCACGCTTGTTGCCCTTGAACCCTTCCGACTGCACGGGAATGACGGGAATTCCTTTTTCCTGGCTCACCCGCTTGCATACGGACTCCAGATCGTCCCCGATGATTCCCACGATGCAGGTCGAGTACACAAAGGCCGCCTTGGGACTGTGACGGTCGATCAATTCCACGAGAGCCCTGTAGAGCTTGGCTTCACCACCGAAAATGACGTCCTTTTCCTGTAAGTCCGTGGAAAAACTCAGACGGTGAAGAGTCGGTCCCGAGGAGAGCGCTCCCCGAATGTCCCATGTGTAGGCAGCACAGCCGATGGGTCCGTGCACCAGATGCAGAGCGTCCGCTATGGGATAGAGCACCACCCGGGAACCGCAGAACACACAAGCCCTCTGGCTGACAGCTCCTGCCAGGCTTTCTTTGTTGCAGGAAATCTCGAAGGGTTCTTTTCCCTTTCTGTGTATTTGGTCTTTTCGTTCCTTGAAGATGACAACATTTTCAGTACTCATGACTTTCCTCTTTTCCCGCGGCTTTTTGACTTCTGCCCGTCGCTCGGTACATCGGTGAGTGCATTCGGGTCCCAAGGCTCTCTCCAACTTCAGGTGTCACGGGTTGTTCTTCGCCATGGAATCCGAACACTCCCGATTCGCTGCACTGTATCCTTTCATGGTCGAGGCTATGCGAGAAGATATTCGGTTGCCGGTTCGTCCTCCTCGAGAGCATCGAGAATGGCATCCACAGCATCTTCATCGACTACGCCCCTGTACCAGTATCCCTGGGGATAGACGATGACAACGGGTCCTTCCTCGCACAGCTTCAAACATCCGGTGGTGGTGACCATCGCATTCATACCGCGATCTGCAAGTTCTTCTTCAAAGTATGGAATCAGATTCATAGAATTCTTTTTGATACATTTTCCCTTGGCTTCGGTGCCCCTGAAGCTGGCACATACAAATATGTGGTAATCCGGTTTTTGCATGTCATGTTTCCTCTTGAGGGGTTTCCTCTCCGCTTCGGCAGAGAATTCAATTGTTCCTTTTCGCAAAAGGCACTCTTATCGAACCTCTGCCCCTCACAGAACCCATTGTTTCCAAAAGATTCATCTACATCACCAGTTCAAAGCCCTCTTCCGATGAATCCCTGTCCTGACGATCCAGAAGGGCATCCAGAATCTTTTCGAGAAGGCGCAATCCGCCCCTGTAGCCGACCGTAGGGAAATAGCTGTGCCCGATGCGGTCGAGGATGGGGAAACCGAATCGAACGAAGGGTATGTCCTCGTCGCGTGAAATGTACTTCAGATAGGTGTTTCCTATCATGAGATCTACCGGTTCATTCTTGATCCACTGATGCAGTAGGAACATGTCGCCTTCGGCTCTCACCTTCACTTCGTGAGGCACATCCTTCGTGATCTCATTGATCCTGGATTCGAACTTCTTGCCCGGAGTCCCCGTCACCACATAAATGGGCATCATGTCGATGGAGACCAGGAACTCTGTAAGAGAGATCAGCTGATCGGGGTCTCCCACCAGGGCCACCTTTTTCCCGTAGAAGTACTGGTGCATGTCGGCAATGACATCCAGAAGCTGTCCCCTTTCCAGGTTGATGGAATCCGGCACGTGTACTCCTGCAAGTTTTCTGAGAACATCCACGAACCGGTCCGTTGCACTGAGCCCTATGGGGAGGTCCAGGATTTCGCAGGGCACCTTGCACTTGGTGTCGAGGGCCCGGGCTGCAGGCCCCGAAGCCAGGTGCCCGAGAGCGATGGTAGCCTTGCTGTCTCCGGTCTTGACCAGCGATTCGACGGTAACTCCGCCCCTCGGGAACATTTCGAACTTTCCCGTCTGGGGACGGTTGAGAACATTGGATGTATCGGGGAAAAGGATGGTCCGCACCCCCAGTTCACCGGCGATTCGTTTGATTTCTTCCATATCCGCAGGTTCGACGTATCCCGGAACGATATTGATGCAGTCTTCTTTTTTCCCCGTAGATACCGCGAAGTAGTCCACCATGGCTTTCGTCATGTTGGAAAAACCGGTCACATGAGACCCCACATAGCTCGGTGTGTTGGCATGAATGACATACTTGCCTTTGGGAATCTTGCCGTCCGCTTCGGCCTTGCGGGTGATCTGAGGGATATCATCCCCGATGGTCTCGGAAAGGCACGTGGTGTGGACCGCAATCACTTCCGGTTCGTAAATGGTGAAAATGTTGTCAATGGCCTGCACCAGGTTGGCCTGCCCGCCGAAGACCGACGATCCTTCCGTGAATGAACTGGTAGCCGCCATGACAGGCTCTTTGTAATGCCGGGTGAGGGTGCTGCGGTGGTAGGCGCAGCACCCCTGCGAACCGTGGCTGTGAGGAAGACAGCCGTGAATCCCCAGGGCCGCATACATGGCGCCGATGGGCTGACAGGTCTTGGCCGGATTGATGGTCAAGGCGCTGCGTTCTCTGATTTCTTTGGGTGTGTGTCTGAGCAACATAAGCCTGATCCTTCCTCTTATTCTAATCGCACGCATATTTCGCGGAGAGTTCCGGACTCTTCTGCCACGGGGCCTTGAGGTAGCTCCAAACCTTGCTGTTCACCATGCGATCGATTTCTCTGTAAAAGTTGATGGCACCCTTGAATCCCGCATAGGGCCCGCCGTAATCGTAGCTGTGAAGCTGCTTCAGCGGGATTCCATGTTTTTGTACGGCATATTTTTCCTTGATGCCCGCGCAAAAGATGGCAGGCTTGAACACTTCAATGAGCTTTTCCGTTTCGTACTGGCTGATGTCATCGATGACCAGGGTCTCACTGTCCATCTCCCGCATCATTCCATCATAATCCTTGAATTTAAACCCTTCCGCCTTGAGCCGCTCCAACTCTTCAGAGCTCTTTCGCGGGCGGTATCTATCGGGATCTTGTGTGATTTCAAGCTCCTCAATATTTCGGCTATCCGCATCGACCTTGATGGTTGGTATAACTTCTCGGCCTTCATAGTCATCCCTGTGTGCAAATTCATATCCGGCGGAAATGGTCTTCATCCCGATCTCTTTAAAGAGTTCCTGGTAATGATGGGCGCGGGACCCCCCTACAAAGAGCATGGCCGTCTTCCCTTCACACCGGGGTCGAACCTCCCCTCGAACCTTGAGGATTTCCGGCATCTCTTCGGCAATGACCTCTTCCACCCGGTCGATGAGTTCCTGGTCCTGGAAGTATTGGGCGATCTTCCTGAGGGATTTCGCCGTCGCTTCAGAACCGATGAAGTTGATTTTGATCCAGGGTATGCCAAATTTTTCCTCCATCATTTCAGCAACATAATTGATTGAACGGTGACACATGATGGTATTGAGGTCCGCCGTGTGCGCATTGGCAAACTGGTCGTAACTCGAGTTTCCGCTGAAGGTGGAAATGAGGGTGATGCCGCATTTTTTCAGGATGCGATCGATTTCAAAAGCATCCCCACCGATGTTGTATTCCCCGAGGAGATTGATCTTGTACTTTCCCTCTTTTACCGTATCGTCGAGCCCGACAACGTGAGTAAAAATCCCGTTGTTGGCGATGTGGTGGCCCGCCGACTGGCTCACCCCCTTGTAGCCCT
This region of Desulforhabdus amnigena genomic DNA includes:
- the selD gene encoding selenide, water dikinase SelD, which encodes MTHSRVELAKTVRAAGUAAKIGPGDLAEILENLPLEKDPNLLVGRETSDDAGVYRLTEETALVQTIDFITPVVNDPYDFGRIAAANALSDVYAMGGRPLTAMNIVCFPVKKMDKKILGEILRGGLEKVHEAGAVLVGGHSVEDPEIKFGLSVTGLVHPQKVLANSRAQVGDALILTKPLGTGILATAIKAGLVSDEAEREAIEVMATLNKTAAEAMSAYTVHACTDITGFGLLGHALEMAVGSKVSITLDVKKVPLLTEVLHNLQMGLVPAGSYANRNFCAHQVRQIQTIDPALLDLLSDAQTSGGLLISLPESESQKLVQDLRNRGVSSAAVVGHVTGTGKGTIDLI
- the nifB gene encoding nitrogenase cofactor biosynthesis protein NifB, with the protein product MTTTLNLDRHPCFNVEVKGKCGRVHLPVAPQCNIKCNYCNRKYDCVNESRPGVTSAVLSPVQAVEYMEKVLEKEPRITVAGIAGPGDPFANAFETVETMRLIREKFPEMLLCLATNGLNLAPYVDELARIGVSHVTVTVNAVDPEIGQKIYSWVRDGKVIYRGLRAAELLLERQLEAIKALKAKGMVVKVNTIVMPGINDHHIEEVAKKMAEIEVDVLNCMPLYPNADTVFESVHEPSREQMVEIRKKAEEYLPQMRHCTRCRADAVGLLGEDKSDAFRGCLSACATSLPSSEARPYVAVATIEGLLVNQHLGEAARFQIWKKSEEGFEKVAERKAPPSGGGPKRWEELARVLQDCRAVLVSGIGEHPRKILTKTGVLPVEMSGFIEMGLEAVFNGRNLSEFKVRRSGGCTKGQGCQGDGSGC
- a CDS encoding nitrogenase component 1, translating into MKRSTSPYVSTTNACKLCKPMGACLAFRGIEGAVPFLHGSQGCATYMRRYIISHYREPMDIASSSLGEKHAVYGGEANLKQGLQNVMAKYGADLIGIATTCLTETIGDDVPMIVRAFRKEMAETHQNDDLPSLVNVSTPSYSGTHMEGFHAAVKSVVDQLAGLEEKTDAVNVLPGFVSPADIRYLKEIMEDFGLPPIVLPDISETLDGPAAEEYEKIPLGGTPIAHIKNMGGSRATIEFGRTLARETTAGRLLEDRFGVKLHGLGMPMGLRETDRFFEALEEISGSPTLIKHASERGRLIDAYVDGHKYLSEKRAVIYGEEDLVVGLTSFLVEIGIKPVLCASGGRSGHFREAIEQVTGEILSETPIVKEGVDFYEIAEEVEALSPELLVGHSKGYHLAKKWNIPLVRVGFPIHDRFGGQRILHLGYRGAQNLLDRIVNALIEKKQMDSSVGYGYM
- the nifE gene encoding nitrogenase iron-molybdenum cofactor biosynthesis protein NifE; amino-acid sequence: MSTENVVIFKERKDQIHRKGKEPFEISCNKESLAGAVSQRACVFCGSRVVLYPIADALHLVHGPIGCAAYTWDIRGALSSGPTLHRLSFSTDLQEKDVIFGGEAKLYRALVELIDRHSPKAAFVYSTCIVGIIGDDLESVCKRVSQEKGIPVIPVQSEGFKGNKREGYHAACSAMFRLIGTGDTTGISPLSVNILGDFNLAGEIWIIRDYFKRMGIETVANITGDGRVEEIRRAHGAALNVVQCSGATMDLAKMMKDAYGIPFQRVSYFGVEDMAESLYTVARFFSGKDPEIMGRTRELVKEELSVLYPQLQKYREALEGKKAAIYVGGAFKAFSLVKAFRILGMKVVLVGSQTGTEEDYQELHEITDDGTIIVDDSNPLELSSFLKEKEVDVFVGGVKERPIAYKLGVGFCDHNHERKEPLEGFVGMLNFAKEVYISAVSPVWRFVPRKTGRKYH
- a CDS encoding (2Fe-2S) ferredoxin domain-containing protein, giving the protein MNLIPYFEEELADRGMNAMVTTTGCLKLCEEGPVVIVYPQGYWYRGVVDEDAVDAILDALEEDEPATEYLLA